The genomic region CCCTTGACCGGGGCGACCCCGGGACGAGCCGATCGCCGAGATCTCAGTCCCGATCTCAGAGTAGGAAGCCACTCTCGCGATCGCTGAGGTCGAGCGCGCTCGTCGATTGCAAAATTAGTCAGTTCGTTCAACTGCAATTCAGTCTTTTAGCTTTGATTCAGTCCGAGACCTTAGAACTGTTGGGGTGGCCGCGCCTGTGCCAGCATTTGGCGACCTTTGCGGCGACCAAACTGGGCGCGCTGGCGGCCAAACAATTACCCATACCCGATCGTCGAGAGCGTTCCCGAGAACTGCTCGCCCAAACCCAAGAAGTTTACGACCTCGAAAGTCGCCTCGGTAATGGCTTGTCTTTTGAGGGCATCGAGGATATCGGCGAATCGTTAGAACGCGCCGCTATCCATGGAATGCTCTCTGGGGAAGAGTTGCTGGCGATCGCCACGACCCTATCCGGGGCCAGACAACTGCGACGGGCGATCGAGAGTGCGGATGAGGTACCGCTTTTACAAGCCTTAGTGGCACCACTGCGGACTTATCCGGAAATCGAACAAGAGATCAACCACTGCATCGACGAACGCGGCACCGTAGCCGATCGCGCCAGCCCCAAACTGGCGGAAATTCGCAGCGCGGCGCGGCAAGTGCGCAACCGGATTTACGAAACCTTGCAAAGAATTTTGCAACGGCAAAGTCATGCGGTGCAAGAGTCGATCGTCACCCAACGGGGCGATCGCTTCGTAATTCCCGTCAAAGCGCCGCAAAAAGATGCAATTCCCGGCATCGTTCACGACAGTTCCACCAGTGGCGCGACCCTCTACGTGGAACCCCACGCCACCGTAGAACTGAACAACCAAGGGCGACAACTGCGCCGCCAGGAACAAGCGGAAGAAGAAAAAATCTTGCGCCATCTGACCGAACGAGTCGGCGAAGTCCAAGAAGATCTCGAACGGTTGCTCGCCGTGGTGACGGCGATCGATTTAGCCAGCGCCCGGGCGCGTTATTCTTTATGGCTGGAAGGCAATCCGCCGCGCTTTATCGACGAAGACGGCCCGGAAGCGGGGGAGGCGATCGTGCTGCGTCAACTGCGCCATCCCTTGCTCGTCTGGCAACACCGACACGAACACGGGGATCCGGTGGTGGCGATCGATGTCAACATTGACCCGCAGGTGCGCGTCGTCGCCATTACCGGACCGAATACCGGGGGGAAAACGGTGACCTTGAAAACCCTGGGACTGGTGGCGCTGATGGCAAAAGTGGGGCTGTTCGTCCCCGCGCGCGAACCTGTGGAATTGCCGTGGTTCGATGCGGTTCTCGCCGATATCGGAGACGAGCAATCCCTGGAACAGAGTTTATCCACCTTTTCCGGTCACATCCGTCGGATTACTCGTATTTGGGAAGCGATGAGCGATCGCTCCCTGGTGTTGCTCGATGAAGTGGGGGCGGGTACGGATCCGTCGGAAGGGAGTGCCTTGGCGATCGCCTTACTCCAGTCCCTCGCCGATCGCGTCCGTCTGTGCGTCGCCACGACCCACTACGGCGAACTCAAAGTCCTCAAATACGAAGACGAGCGCTTCGAGAATGCCTCGGTGGAATTCGACGATCGCACCTTGCAGCCGACCTACCGCTTGTTATGGGGGATTCCCGGACGCTCGAACGCGCTCTCCGTCGCCCGCCGTTTGGGACTCGCCACGGAGATTGTCGATCTCGCTTCGGCTCGGATCGCGCCGACGGGCAGCCAGGAGATCGACCGGGCGATCGCCGGGTTGGAAGACCAACGGCGACGCCAGGAAACCAAAGCGGAAGAAGCCGGGGAACTGCTCGCCGAAACCGAGCGTCTCTATCGCGAAGTGTCCGCCCGGGCCCAGTCGCTCCAAGATCGGGAACGACAATTGCAACAGTCGCAAGAAGAGGCCGTACGAGCGGCGATCGCCGAAGCAAAAGCCGAGATCGCCCGCACGATCCGCCGCCTGCAACGAGGCACCCCGACCGGACAAGATGCGAACGCAGCCACTGCGGAAGTCGATGAGGTGGCGCGGCGCTATTTGCCGTCGCGACAGCAGAGCGCCCGCCGTCCGAAACCGGGATTTCGCCCGCAAGTGGGCGATCGCGTCCGCATTCCCCAAATCGGGCAAACCGGAGAAGTGCTGGCGGTCGAAGAGGGCGATCGTGAAGTGAGCGTTCGCTTCGGGATGATGAAAATGAATGTTTCCTTTGCGGAAATCGAATCTCTGGACGGAGAAAAGGTAGAAGCCCCACCAAAAACGAAACCCCCCGCAGATCGCACCCGCACGGCGCCGCCCGCACCGTCGCCGAGCGCCCCGACGGTGCGAACGAGTCGCAATACCCTCGATCTGCGCGGATCTCGGGTCGCCGATGCCGAACTCGAACTCGAACGGGCGATCGCCGAACAGATCCCCGTGGGCGGGGCCTTGTGGATCGTCCACGGCAAAGGTACGGGCAAACTCCGCCAGGGGGTCCACGAGTTCTTGAAACAACACGGCGCGATCGAGCGCTACGAATTGGCCGACCAAAAAGAAGGCGGCAGTGGGGTGACCGTGGCTTACCTCAAATGAGAGACGAGCTGAGGAAGACAGAGGGAGAGAGGGAGTGCGAGGGTGCCGGAGACTGTTTTGAGGGGAGTTAGACGCGATGCGCTCGATTTTAAAAGGGGCGGCGAACGCCAAAAACGGCCAGAAAAAGCCCGGTCAATTATCTGCAACTTCCGCGATCCAACGGGAGGAATTGGCGCACGCCCAGCCTCCGTCTCCCTCCGAACTCGACAATATTAAAACTCATTTAGACCTGATCCTGCTGACTTTGGAATCTTTGGCCGGGATCGGGTCCGAGGCGATCCTGCGCGCCGCCGTGGAATTAAAACTCGAAGGGATGTTGATGGATCGGGTCTCCCTGTGGCGCTTGCGCCAGTCGAATCCCTTACGCAAAAGTCAGGGAGGGCGCAAGAAATTAGATGTCGAGGAAGCGCGATCGCTCGTCTTAGCCATCTGCCATCTCGCCCGGGAACATCAAGAATTGATCCGGCGCGCCGTTGCCTTACTCGAACAACTCACCGAGCGCGATCGTCAACCCCACGAAGCTTCCCTACTCGGTGACTATCTCGATAAGTTTTGTAATACTTATCAAGAACGGATGGAAGATGGAGAAGAAACTTCCCCAGATTATTTAAGTCATTTAGCTTTAAAATTATTAATCGACCTGCTGTTTTACAGTGGCTCTAACGGTCATCGCCATCTTTGGCTGGCCTTGATCGATCGCTCGTTCCCCGTCAAATAAGTGGGCTTCGTGCGAGTTTTGTGTTCTTTGTGGTTTTTTCTTTTAAAACAAGGCGATTTTTTGTCGCGATCGACATAAAAGATTAACTATTTTGAAAATCTTGAAAATCTTGAAAATTTTAACAACCCAAAAATCAATAACTTTCGCAGATTGACGATCGAAATAAAAGTCAACCGATAATGTTTTTATCCCCAGTTCCTTTTCAAGAGATAACTGACCTGTTTTTTACCGTAGAAAGTCGTGCCTCCCTAAACATCGAACGAGTCTTGAGTCTAGTTCCGCGATCGATTCGTTATTCGTTCTCCAACCTATCCTAATTTATGCCTTCGTTTAATTCGGTCTTGCGACGGTACACCCCCCCGACGTGTACGTTGGAAATTCGGGCGACGAGTTCGCCGTTGTCGCGCTGGGTCGGTCAACCTGTTGTCAAGAATGTGCACTTTCAATTGCGCTTCGACGCCCCGCAAATTCCCGAAGAGCAACAAATCACCTTGCGCGGCGACGGCGACAGTCTCCAAAATCTTTATGAAGCCGTATCGACTTACGTGCGCGACTTGATAGGGCGATCGCCCGTCCCCGCCCAAGGGGCCGATGGGATTGCGGATTTCGTGCGGGGGGACGCGGGAGAAGAACACTCGCAAGAGGCGATCGCCCCGGCGAGTGCGACACCCCCGACCGAGGAGGAAGCCCCCGATCGCCATTTGGAACTCGTCCCGGAGCCGCCAGGGAGCGGCGATACTCCTTTACAGGCGCCGAGGGATTCTCCTGGGGAGACGCTCCGCGAACGCTCGCAGGAGCAGCAATACTCCTTTGGAGTCGCCGAGGGATTCTCCTGGGGAGACGCTTCGCGAACGCAGATTTCCTTACATCCCAAGGGCTTGGTCGCCCACGAATTGCATTTGGGAGAATTGGCGACGGAAGAATCCGGTGCGGTGGTTCATCTCGGCACCTTACAACTATTCGATTTAGCCAGTGCTTTAGACAGTTATGCCAGCGAATTGACGGCGCTACCGGACTGGGGAGACACGAGCCGACGGCGCCCGTCCCCCGCCTGGTTGAGGGTCGCGGCGATCGCCTTAGTAACGGTCGGGGTCGGGTCGGCGACGTGGTACGCGATCGAGCGTCCCTTCGATCCCGTCCGGGAAACCGCCGGATCTCCCGTCCGGGACGCCGAAGACCCCGCGACTTCGGAAACGATTTCTTCCCTGCCCTCACCTCCCGCGTCCCCGGGGGCGGCACCCGCGCCGACTCAACCGCCGACGACCTTTTCCAGTCCGATTCCAGTGCCTTCGGAGCAAACGGGCGCCCCGCCGCCCCCGCCGATCGCCATGCCCCAACCCGCGCCCCAACTGGAGAGAACCCCAGAAGCGGGGGCACCACCGGACAATTTGGCCACCCGTCCGGCTCCCCAGGAAGGGCGATCGCGCAGCGACTCCCCAGGAGGATCGCCTACAGCGCCTCCAGACGCTACGGGAACGCCTCAAAATGGTGGGGGGGTGGAGTTACGCATCGAACCCGCACCGGAGTCCGACGGGGGGAATGCCTCGACCTCGGAATCGCGCCAAGGGCAAAGCCAGGGGCAAAGTGCGCCCCCCAATACCCCTCGAATTTCAGGGGATCCGACGGTAGACCAGATCGGCACTGCGCCGCCAACGCCAACCAGCGCCTCGCCGTCGCCAGTCCGGGAGGAACCTCCTCCCATCCCCGATTTGAGCGAGGATGTGGCGGCGGTTCCGCCGGAAGAACTCGAAGCGACGAGTGAGGCTGGGTCTGCGGAAGAAAATGCCCCGGATGACGCCGCCGCTTTACCTCCGGCGCGATCGCCCTCGGGGCCGCCCCCGGTCTTTAACGAACCCTCTTCCGTCCGCGAAGCCCAACAGTATTTTCAAGAACGCTGGCAACCGCCGTCCGGGTTCGAGCCGACCTTAGAATATCGGCTCAAGCTCAATGCCGACGGCTCGATCGCGGCGATCGACCCCCTCGGGGAAGCCTCGAAAACTCATATCGATATTACCGGGATTCCCTTACTCGGAGAACCGTTTGTATCGCCGTGGGAGGGCGCCCCAAGCGGGCAGTTACGCCTGGTTCTCAAGCCGGACGGGACTGTGGAAACGTTTTGGCAGTCGAGTGCCCGTTAAATACCGGGTTCGGCAGCTTATTCCCCTTGAGGTTGGGCGGATTTGGGTTGCCAGTCCGGTTTGACGATTTGACGGGGACGGGCGATGACGAGGGAATCGTCGGGAACGTCTTCGACGATGGTGGATCCGGCGGCGATCGTTACGTTTTCGCCGATGCGAACTGGAGCGACTAAGACGCTGTTGGAGCCTGTTTTAGTACCGCTTCCGATTTCAGTTCGGTGTTTTTGATAGCCGTCGTAATTGGCGGTAATCGTTCCGGCGCCGACGTTGACGCGATCGCCCGTGGTGGTATCCCCGAGATAGGACAGGTGGGCGACGTTGCTGCTACGCCCGAGGGTGGTATTTTTAATCTCGACAAAATTGCCGATCCGACATTCGCCCCCGATCTGGGCGCGACCGCGCAAGTGTCCGTAAGGCCCCACCCGCGTTCCATCGCCGACCTCGCTATCGGCAATCACGGAATAGAGAACGGTAACGTTTTCGCCGAGGGTGCTGTTTTCGATCAAACTGCCCGGACCGATGCGACTCCCGGAACCAATTTTAGTCTGACCGCGCAAGTGGGTTTGCGGTTCGATGGTGACGTCGGTGCCGATTTCTACGGGATCGTCAATAGTGATACTGTGAGGATCGACGAGGGTGACGCCAGCCGCCATCCACTTG from Oxynema aestuarii AP17 harbors:
- a CDS encoding endonuclease MutS2; this translates as MIQSETLELLGWPRLCQHLATFAATKLGALAAKQLPIPDRRERSRELLAQTQEVYDLESRLGNGLSFEGIEDIGESLERAAIHGMLSGEELLAIATTLSGARQLRRAIESADEVPLLQALVAPLRTYPEIEQEINHCIDERGTVADRASPKLAEIRSAARQVRNRIYETLQRILQRQSHAVQESIVTQRGDRFVIPVKAPQKDAIPGIVHDSSTSGATLYVEPHATVELNNQGRQLRRQEQAEEEKILRHLTERVGEVQEDLERLLAVVTAIDLASARARYSLWLEGNPPRFIDEDGPEAGEAIVLRQLRHPLLVWQHRHEHGDPVVAIDVNIDPQVRVVAITGPNTGGKTVTLKTLGLVALMAKVGLFVPAREPVELPWFDAVLADIGDEQSLEQSLSTFSGHIRRITRIWEAMSDRSLVLLDEVGAGTDPSEGSALAIALLQSLADRVRLCVATTHYGELKVLKYEDERFENASVEFDDRTLQPTYRLLWGIPGRSNALSVARRLGLATEIVDLASARIAPTGSQEIDRAIAGLEDQRRRQETKAEEAGELLAETERLYREVSARAQSLQDRERQLQQSQEEAVRAAIAEAKAEIARTIRRLQRGTPTGQDANAATAEVDEVARRYLPSRQQSARRPKPGFRPQVGDRVRIPQIGQTGEVLAVEEGDREVSVRFGMMKMNVSFAEIESLDGEKVEAPPKTKPPADRTRTAPPAPSPSAPTVRTSRNTLDLRGSRVADAELELERAIAEQIPVGGALWIVHGKGTGKLRQGVHEFLKQHGAIERYELADQKEGGSGVTVAYLK
- a CDS encoding DUF3038 domain-containing protein, whose translation is MRSILKGAANAKNGQKKPGQLSATSAIQREELAHAQPPSPSELDNIKTHLDLILLTLESLAGIGSEAILRAAVELKLEGMLMDRVSLWRLRQSNPLRKSQGGRKKLDVEEARSLVLAICHLAREHQELIRRAVALLEQLTERDRQPHEASLLGDYLDKFCNTYQERMEDGEETSPDYLSHLALKLLIDLLFYSGSNGHRHLWLALIDRSFPVK
- a CDS encoding DUF4335 domain-containing protein, encoding MPSFNSVLRRYTPPTCTLEIRATSSPLSRWVGQPVVKNVHFQLRFDAPQIPEEQQITLRGDGDSLQNLYEAVSTYVRDLIGRSPVPAQGADGIADFVRGDAGEEHSQEAIAPASATPPTEEEAPDRHLELVPEPPGSGDTPLQAPRDSPGETLRERSQEQQYSFGVAEGFSWGDASRTQISLHPKGLVAHELHLGELATEESGAVVHLGTLQLFDLASALDSYASELTALPDWGDTSRRRPSPAWLRVAAIALVTVGVGSATWYAIERPFDPVRETAGSPVRDAEDPATSETISSLPSPPASPGAAPAPTQPPTTFSSPIPVPSEQTGAPPPPPIAMPQPAPQLERTPEAGAPPDNLATRPAPQEGRSRSDSPGGSPTAPPDATGTPQNGGGVELRIEPAPESDGGNASTSESRQGQSQGQSAPPNTPRISGDPTVDQIGTAPPTPTSASPSPVREEPPPIPDLSEDVAAVPPEELEATSEAGSAEENAPDDAAALPPARSPSGPPPVFNEPSSVREAQQYFQERWQPPSGFEPTLEYRLKLNADGSIAAIDPLGEASKTHIDITGIPLLGEPFVSPWEGAPSGQLRLVLKPDGTVETFWQSSAR